The genomic stretch TGGGTTGATAAGTTTAACAAATATAAGGAGGTGAAGCGCTATTTGGTACGGCGAGCTGTCTTCTTAATCCTGGTCATAGGCTGCGGGACGAGCAGTGTTTTCCTGGCCGCAAATCTTTTGCGTTTCTGGCACCTCGCGGATTCCGTTAAGATTGCTCTTCTTGTCGTTGCCGGAATTTTGGGACTCTTACTCGGTATTCTTTTCGCCCCCCGCCTGATCAACGGCGTCATCTGGGTCGTAAACAAGGGCGAACAGCATTTTCAGAAAATCCCCGTTATTGATCTGGTAGTCGGGGTTTTAGGACTTATCATCGCGCTTATCATTGCCAACCTATTCGGCAACATTTTGGCCAGCTTTGGCTGGCTCGGCAAGATCATCTGGCTCGGCGTTACGATGCTGTTAGGGTATCTTGGTCTCTCAATCGGGATAAAAAAGGGCGAAGAGTTGTGGAGCACCGTTAGTTCTCTTTCCCGGGTGAGCAAGGAAAAAAGCCCCAAAGAGCAGCGCCACCCGGGGCAGGTCAAGATCGTCGATACGAGCGCAGTTATCGACGGCCGCATTGCCGACCTCTGTGCTAGCGGTTTCATTGAAGGGACGCTGCTGGTCCCGGTCTTCGTTCTGGACGAGTTACAACACATTGCCGACTCTAACGACGTGTTAAAGCGGAACCGGGGGCGGCGCGGCCTCGATATCCTGAACCGGATGCGCAAAGAGGCCCACGTAAAAATACAGATCTACGAAGATGTCCAGGCGCTAGCCAACATCCCGGAGGTAGATACTAAGCTTGTGCAACTGGCCAAAAGCCTGAAGGCGAAAATCATCACTACCGATTTCAACCTCAATAAGGTAGCCGAGCTACAAGGGGTTAAGGTTCTCAACGTAAATGAGCTGGCCAACGCCCTTAAACCCATCGTTTTGCCCGGCGAAGAAATGGTCGTGCAGGTTGTGCGGGACGGGAAAGAAGCGGGACAGGGAGTGGCCTATCTCGATGACGGGACGATGATCGTGGTGGACGGCGGTAAAAAGTACATCGGCAAGCCCGTGCGCGCCACAGTAACCAGCGTCCTCCAGACGACCGCGGGTAGGATGATCTTTGCCAAACTAAAGAATCTCCGCGAAGACGGCGGCGAAAAGCTCGATGGGGTGAACGCGGTTGGTTGAAGCCGGTGTCGTGATAGTAGCCGCGGGGCAGAGCGTCCGGATGGGGAGTGGCCCCAGGAAACAGTACCGCCTTTTAGGGGGCCTCCCGGTGGTGAGCCGGACGCTTAACGTTTTCGAAGGTCTAGAAGCGGTGAAGGAGATCGTTCTGGTGGTTCCGCCGGGCGAAGAAGAGTTCTGTTACCGGGAAATAATTAAACCCTTCGGTTACCGCAAAATCGCGGCGGTAGTCCCCGGCGGCACCCACCGCCAGGAGTCGGTCTGGGCCGGGCTGCAGCATTTCACGTACCCGCCGGAGGTCGTGGTCGTTCACGACGGGGTCCGGCCGCTAGTGCGCCCCGCGCTTGTCGAGGCCGCGATCGAAGCAGCAGCCTCCTGGGGAGCGGCCGTGGTTGCGGTTCCGGCCAAGGATACCGTCAAATTAACCGACGGGGCGGGCTTTGTCGCGCAGACATTGCCCCGGAACCAGGTCTATCTGGCCCAGACCCCCCAAGCCTTCCGCTTTGAGGTCCTGCTCACCGCGCACCGCCGGGCGCAGCAGGAGGGGTTCTACGGTACCGACGATACGGTGCTGGTAGAGCGCCTCGGCCTCCCGGTTAAGGTGGTTCAGGGCGCTTACGAAAACCTCAAGCTCACCACCCCGGAAGATTTCACCATCGCCGCCGCACTTCTCGGGGAACATATCCCGCTGCGCGTAGGCTTCGGTTACGATGTCCACCGGCTCGCCCCCGGCCGGCCCCTGATCCTAGGCGGCGTCACGATTCCCTGGAAAACGGGACTTGAAGGGCATTCCGACGCCGACGTTCTCTGTCACGCGGTGATGGACGCACTCCTCGGTGCCGCCGGGGCCAGGGACATCGGCTACCATTTCCCGCCCACGGAGGAAAGTTACCGGGGGGTATCGAGCCTCTCGCTGCTGGCACGAGTCCGGGAAATTATCGCTGCCTGCGGCTTTCGGGTCGCAAACATTGACGCCGTCGTTGTAGCCCAGCAGCCGCGGCTAGCTCCCTTCGTGGCCACAATGGCGGAAAATATCGCCCGCGTCCTCGAAATCCCTCCCTTTCTGGTTAACGTCAAGGCAACCACGACGGAAGGGCTGGGGTTCACCGGGCGGGAAGAAGGCATTGCCGCCTATGGAGTAGCGGTTTTACACCGAACGTAGATAGCACCGGCCACGCGGACATTGTTTGGAACCACCAACGAATGCTATAATTGTCCTGGTGATGCCCGGAAAATGTTCTGGAAACGTTTACGCGAAGACATCCAGGTGGTTTTCGAGCGCGATCCCGCAGCGAAAAGCGTTTTCGAGGTCCTCCTTTGCTATCCCGGCCTGCACGCCATCTGGCTGCACCGGGTCGCACACGCCCTGTACAGAAGGCGCCTTTTTCTCCTGGCGCGTCTTCTTTCCCACCTCGGGCGCTTTTTAACCGGTATCGAGATCCATCCCGGTGCCAAAATCGGCAGGCGCTTCTTCATCGATCATGGCGCAGGCGTAGTTATTGGCGAAACTACAGAAATTGGGGACGACGTCACCCTCTACCAGGGAGTCACCCTCGGGGGCACCGGCAAGGAAAAAGGCAAGCGTCACCCGACCATTGGTAACAACGTGGTCATCAGCGCCGGCGCCAAAATCCTTGGATCCTTCACCGTCGGCGATAATTCGAAAATCGGTGCCGGTTCGGTGGTGCTAAAACCCGTCCCGCCCAACTGCACGGTGGTTGGCGTTCCCGGCAGGGTAGTGGTGCGCGAGGGTCAAAGGGTCCGCGACGCGATTGACTTGCGCCACGACCAGATCCCCGACCCCGTGGCGGAAACACTCAACCGGTTTGAAGCGGAGATAAAGGCACTAAAGCAAAAACTCGCGGCACTTGAAACCAGGCTTTACGGGGAGGATAAGTCTTGATCGAGCTCTACAATACCCTAAGCAAACGGAAAGAGAAGCTTATCCCGCGCGAACCAGGCGTGGTGCGGATGTATGTCTGCGGCCCCACCACTTACAACTATATCCACCTCGGCAACGCGCGGGCAGTCGTGGTTTTCGACACCATCCGGCGGCACCTTGAGTACCGCGGTTACCAAGTGCTCTTCGTCCAAAATTTTACCGACGTGGACGACAAAATCATCAACCGGGCGTCCCAAGAAGGGATTCCCCCGCACGAGGTGGCAGCAAAATATACGGCAGCGTATTTTGAAGACGCCGACAGGCTTAACGTGCGCCGGGCAGATATCCACCCGCGGGTTTCCGAACACATCCCGGAGATAATCGTTCTCGTATCCACCCTCGTCGAAAAGGGCTACGCCTACGTGAGCGGCGGCGACGTCTATTTTGCGGTCCGGCGCTTCCCTAACTACGGAAAACTCTCCGGGCGCAACCCCGACGACTTGCTTGCGGGCGCCCGCATCGAGCCCGGAGAAAACAAGCGCGACCCGCTCGACTTTGCCCTTTGGAAAGCGGCCAAGCCCGGAGAGCCCAAGTGGCCGAGCCCGTGGGGTGAAGGCCGGCCCGGTTGGCATATCGAGTGCTCCGCGATGGCCCTCAAATACCTTGGCCCCGACTTCGACATTCACGGGGGCGGTGCCGACCTCATCTTCCCCCACCACGAGAACGAGATCGCCCAGTCGGAAGCGGCCACCGGTCAGCCATTCGCCAGGTACTGGCTCCACAACGGTTTCATCACGGTTCGGCAGGAAAAAATGTCCAAATCGATCGGCAACGTCTTTCTGGTCCGGGACATCCTGAAGCTATACCCCGCACCTGCGGTCCGGCTCTTCCTCATCGGCACCCACTACCGGAGCCCGCTCGACTACGCGCCCGAGTATCTCGAAGCGGCGGTGCGAAGCGCGGAGCGGTTGGCCAATTCCTACCGCTTGCTCACCGAAGCAATCGCCAAACAACCGCCCGGCGAGGGCGACGGTAGCATCCTGGGCGAACGGTTGGCGGCGATAGAAGCGGCATTCGGAGCAGCGATGGACGATGACTTCAATACGGCGCGGGCTCTGGCCTGCTATTTCGATCTGGTCCGGGAGATCAACGGGGCCGTACACACCTCCCCGCTCCCACCGCAGGAGATCCTAGTCCGGGCCATGGACCTCTTCTGCACCTTCAACCGGGTGCTCGGCATTTTTCCGGAAAAGAACGGGAAGCCCCAGGTTGAGGGTGAAAAGGAGCACCAAGAAGATGACCTATCGCTCCGCCTCCT from Thermodesulfitimonas autotrophica encodes the following:
- the cysS gene encoding cysteine--tRNA ligase; translated protein: MELYNTLSKRKEKLIPREPGVVRMYVCGPTTYNYIHLGNARAVVVFDTIRRHLEYRGYQVLFVQNFTDVDDKIINRASQEGIPPHEVAAKYTAAYFEDADRLNVRRADIHPRVSEHIPEIIVLVSTLVEKGYAYVSGGDVYFAVRRFPNYGKLSGRNPDDLLAGARIEPGENKRDPLDFALWKAAKPGEPKWPSPWGEGRPGWHIECSAMALKYLGPDFDIHGGGADLIFPHHENEIAQSEAATGQPFARYWLHNGFITVRQEKMSKSIGNVFLVRDILKLYPAPAVRLFLIGTHYRSPLDYAPEYLEAAVRSAERLANSYRLLTEAIAKQPPGEGDGSILGERLAAIEAAFGAAMDDDFNTARALACYFDLVREINGAVHTSPLPPQEILVRAMDLFCTFNRVLGIFPEKNGKPQVEGEKEHQEDDLSLRLLNLLITVRQEARQRKDWSTADRIRDGLKELGILLEDTPEGVRWKKA
- the cysE gene encoding serine O-acetyltransferase; the encoded protein is MFWKRLREDIQVVFERDPAAKSVFEVLLCYPGLHAIWLHRVAHALYRRRLFLLARLLSHLGRFLTGIEIHPGAKIGRRFFIDHGAGVVIGETTEIGDDVTLYQGVTLGGTGKEKGKRHPTIGNNVVISAGAKILGSFTVGDNSKIGAGSVVLKPVPPNCTVVGVPGRVVVREGQRVRDAIDLRHDQIPDPVAETLNRFEAEIKALKQKLAALETRLYGEDKS
- a CDS encoding PIN/TRAM domain-containing protein, whose protein sequence is MVRRAVFLILVIGCGTSSVFLAANLLRFWHLADSVKIALLVVAGILGLLLGILFAPRLINGVIWVVNKGEQHFQKIPVIDLVVGVLGLIIALIIANLFGNILASFGWLGKIIWLGVTMLLGYLGLSIGIKKGEELWSTVSSLSRVSKEKSPKEQRHPGQVKIVDTSAVIDGRIADLCASGFIEGTLLVPVFVLDELQHIADSNDVLKRNRGRRGLDILNRMRKEAHVKIQIYEDVQALANIPEVDTKLVQLAKSLKAKIITTDFNLNKVAELQGVKVLNVNELANALKPIVLPGEEMVVQVVRDGKEAGQGVAYLDDGTMIVVDGGKKYIGKPVRATVTSVLQTTAGRMIFAKLKNLREDGGEKLDGVNAVG
- the ispD gene encoding 2-C-methyl-D-erythritol 4-phosphate cytidylyltransferase yields the protein MVEAGVVIVAAGQSVRMGSGPRKQYRLLGGLPVVSRTLNVFEGLEAVKEIVLVVPPGEEEFCYREIIKPFGYRKIAAVVPGGTHRQESVWAGLQHFTYPPEVVVVHDGVRPLVRPALVEAAIEAAASWGAAVVAVPAKDTVKLTDGAGFVAQTLPRNQVYLAQTPQAFRFEVLLTAHRRAQQEGFYGTDDTVLVERLGLPVKVVQGAYENLKLTTPEDFTIAAALLGEHIPLRVGFGYDVHRLAPGRPLILGGVTIPWKTGLEGHSDADVLCHAVMDALLGAAGARDIGYHFPPTEESYRGVSSLSLLARVREIIAACGFRVANIDAVVVAQQPRLAPFVATMAENIARVLEIPPFLVNVKATTTEGLGFTGREEGIAAYGVAVLHRT